The following are encoded together in the Diachasmimorpha longicaudata isolate KC_UGA_2023 chromosome 3, iyDiaLong2, whole genome shotgun sequence genome:
- the LOC135160199 gene encoding PAS domain-containing protein cky-1 isoform X2, with product MSGFIMMMTQQGKLLYISENAAEYLGHSMEDLLIHGDSVYDVIDKQDHMVVQNQLARSGPMSSNDRRLFLCRINVSRNSRRQLRFGDQKVVLVEGHYLPFVPLCNRNEAVFLASCTPVVLPETRESVVQGATNIFTTIHSMDMKYLHIDKTAESHLEYSRSELVGVSWYNLLHWDCIRTAYCKHQSVIQSDQDRTSTALLRLQSSSGRWFWIHCVLQVKETSEECQHPIIVCTNQVLSDKEAEVMRSSTWLYNYSAQSKFTYGICPSTAPQQAHGLQYPETYPRPVLMQPLNTSESSPGSYDADYPAPSIVKLATGPEDIEPVDMSINSGDHEGRHLYQMGHHPSHHHHHHHHHHQQQQHQGHHSQQHGRVMQKSGGYRGKLAVHYLQGRQYAPPDSPKYITDLDVSYGEACAERQLAHKRPIKIGGGMILEPTESVDHWTSSPIWSDTLQRVPDVVHQDLSPYITTPSTPVDTPDSADLHSEVPVFNFDWSTEQHVPNAKIMVRRDLEQRPEERDSQPITLHLPRRKHQNDGDKNYDK from the exons ATGTCCGGATTCATAATGATGATGACACAACAGGGTAAATTACTGTACATATCAGAGAATGCTGCCGAGTACCTGGGACACTCCATGGAGGATCTCTTGATTCATGGTGACAGTGTATACGATGTTATTGACAAACAGGATCACATGGTTGTGCAGAATCAGCTGGCGAGGAGTGGTCCAATGTCCAGCAATGATCGTAGATTATTCCTGTGTAGAATTAATGTATCTCGTAATTCACGTAGACAATTGCGATTTGGTGACCAAAAG gTTGTGTTAGTCGAAGGTCATTATCTCCCCTTCGTCCCATTATGTAATCGTAACGAAGCAGTATTTCTCGCCTCCTGCACTCCCGTAGTCCTACCAGAGACTCGCGAGAGTGTTGTCCAAGGAGCAACAAACATATTCACTACAATTCACTCAATGGACATGAAATATCTTCACATCGATAAAAC ggcTGAGAGCCACTTGGAGTACAGTAGATCTGAACTGGTAGGTGTCTCGTGGTACAATCTACTCCACTGGGACTGCATTAGGACTGCTTACTGCAAGCATCAAAGTG TGATTCAATCCGATCAAGATCGGACCAGCACAGCTCTCCTGAGACTCCAGAGCAGCTCCGGACGTTGGTTTTGGATTCACTGTGTTCTCCAGGTGAAGGAGACCTCGGAGGAGTGCCAGCACCCGATAATCGTCTGTACAAATCAAGTATTAAG TGACAAGGAAGCTGAGGTGATGCGTTCGAGTACATGGCTCTATAACTACTCCGCCCAATCGAAATTCACCTACGGGATTTGTCCATCGACGGCACCTCAGCAGGCCCACGGCCTCCAGTACCCAGAAACATATCCCCGCCCGGTTTTAATGCAGCCACTGAACACCTCAGAATCATCCCCAGGGTCGTACGATGCTGATTATCCAGCCCCGAGTATCGTTAAACTGGCCACTGGCCCGGAGGACATCGAACCTGTCGACATGTCCATTAACAGTGGTGATCATGAGGGAAGGCATCTTTATCAAATGGGGCACCATCCcagtcatcatcatcatcaccatcaccatcatcatcaacagCAGCAACACCAGGGACATCATTCGCAGCAGCATGGGAGGGTTATGCAGAAATCTGGAGGCTATAG GGGTAAACTTGCTGTTCACTACCTCCAAGGTCGTCAATACGCTCCCCCAGATTCCCCCAAGTATATAACTGACCTGGACGTTTCCTACGGGGAAGCGTGCGCCGAGCGCCAATTGGCCCACAAACGTCCGATAAAAATTGGTGGAGGCATGATCCTGGAGCCAACAGAATCAGTTGACCACTGGACTTCATCACCCATATGGTCGGACACCCTTCAGAGGGTTCCCGATGTGGTTCACCAGGACCTGAGCCCCTACATAACGACTCCGTCGACCCCCGTGGACACTCCCGATTCAGCTGACCTCCACTCTGAAGTACCAGTCTTTAATTTCGACTGGAGTACCGAACAACACGTACCCAATGCCAAAATTATGGTGAGGAGGGACCTGGAGCAGAGACCCGAGGAGAGGGACTCACAGCCCATTACTCTACACCTACCCAGGAGGAAACATCAGAATGAtggggataaaaattatgataaatga